The DNA sequence TCCTGGCCAGCTACGAGTTGACGGACGACGAGCGTGCCGCCATCCGCACCGCGCTGGTCCGCCTGACCCAGACGCCGACCACCCAGCGCGCGCAGGCCTTTCGCACCGCGCTCCTCCGCCGCGTCGCCACCTGAGCGGGGCGGCCCGCGGTGTCGAGTCCCGCCGAGACCGCCGCGTTCCTCAAGACCGTCCGCCTGTTCAAGGAGTTCGCCCAGCCGGAGCTGCTGGCCTTCGCCTCGCGTCTGCGCGAGCGGGCGCTCCGGAAGGGGCAGGTCCTGTTTCGCGAGGGGGACGCCGGTCAGGAGATGTTCGTCGTGCGCGGGGGCACCGCGCTCATCTCCAAGGCGGTCACCGGACGCGTCGAGAAGGTGCTGGGGCGGGAGGGGGCCGGCGACTTCTTCGGTGAGATGAGCCTCTTCGACCGCGCCCCGCGCTCGGCCACGGTCCAGGCCGAGACCGACGTGGAGCTGCTCGTCCTCGACCGCGACAACCTGAACCTTCTCATCGAGGTCAACCCGCGCGCGGCCGCCGCCTTCTTCCACGCCCTCGTGCACGTCTTCATCGACCGGCTCCGCGCTTCCGGGAACCTCGTCGCCGAGGTGACGCGCTGGGGCCTGGAGGCCACGGGGCTGGACGTGGAGTCGCGATGACGGTCGGCCCGCCGCCGCGGCGGGCGAAGCTCGAGCTGCTCGTCCGCGGCGACGACGCGGAGAGCTTCGAGGTCCGGGAGGTCGGCAGCGCGGCGGCCTGGCTCCAGCTGCGGCCGACCCGCGTGCCGGAGGACGCCTGGGAGCTCGCCGAGGTGACCTCCCGGGTCGGCCCGCAGCAGAACTTCGTCCTCAAGAACACCCGCACCGATCGCTTCCTGATGCTTTCCGAGCGCGAGCGCTTCCTGTGGGACCACATGGACGGGCGCACGTCGCTGCAGGACCTCGCCACGGCCTACGTGCTCGAGTATGGCGCGTTCGATTTCGAGGTGATTCCCGCGCTCATCCGCAAGCTCCAGCGGGCCGAGCTGCTCACGCTCACGCCGGCCTCCGTGCTCCGCCGGGTCCTGGCTCGCAACCGCCGGCGCTGGCTGCTCCAGATGGCGGAGCGGGCGCTGACCGCGCTGGAGCGGATCAACGTCTCCAGCCGAGGGGTGCAGCCGTTCTTCGAGCGGCTCTATCGCGG is a window from the Candidatus Methylomirabilota bacterium genome containing:
- a CDS encoding cyclic nucleotide-binding domain-containing protein, whose amino-acid sequence is MSSPAETAAFLKTVRLFKEFAQPELLAFASRLRERALRKGQVLFREGDAGQEMFVVRGGTALISKAVTGRVEKVLGREGAGDFFGEMSLFDRAPRSATVQAETDVELLVLDRDNLNLLIEVNPRAAAAFFHALVHVFIDRLRASGNLVAEVTRWGLEATGLDVESR